One window from the genome of Hippocampus zosterae strain Florida chromosome 7, ASM2543408v3, whole genome shotgun sequence encodes:
- the aldoab gene encoding aldolase a, fructose-bisphosphate, b produces MPHAYPFLTPEQKKELSDIAHKIVAPGKGILAADESTGSVAKRFQSINAENTEENRRLYRQLLFTADDRAAPCIGGVILFHETMYQKTDGGVPFPQHLKERGMVVGIKVDKGVVPLAGTNGETTTQGLDGLYERCAQYKKDGADFAKWRCVLKITPTTPSRLAIVENANVLARYASICQMHGIVPIVEPEILPDGDHDLKRCQYVTEKVLAAVYKALSDHHVYLEGTLLKPNMVTAGHSCSMKFSNQEIAMATVTALRRAVPPAVPGITFLSGGQSEEEASVNLNAMNQCPLHRPWALTFSYGRALQASALKAWGGKAENGKACQEEFIKRALANSQACQGKYSSSAASAAGGESLFVANHAY; encoded by the exons ATGCCTCACGCGTACCCCTTCCTCACTCCTGAGCAGAAGAAGGAGCTCAGCGATATCGCTCACAAGATCGTCGCTCCCGGCAAGGGAATCCTCGCCGCCGACGAGTCTACCG GTAGCGTCGCCAAGCGCTTCCAGAGCATCAACGCCGAGAACACGGAGGAGAACCGCAGGCTGTACCGCCAGCTCCTGTTCACGGCCGACGATCGCGCCGCCCCCTGCATCGGCGGCGTCATCCTCTTCCACGAGACCATGTACCAGAAGACGGACGGCGGCGTGCCCTTCCCCCAGCACCTCAAGGAGAGAGGCATGGTGGTGGGCATCAAGGTCGACAAAGGGGTGGTCCCTCTGGCGGGAACCAACGGCGAGACCACCACTCAGG GTCTGGACGGGCTGTACGAGCGCTGCGCCCAGTACAAGAAGGACGGCGCCGACTTTGCCAAATGGCGCTGCGTGCTGAAgatcacccccaccaccccctccagACTGGCCATCGTGGAGAACGCCAACGTCCTGGCCCGCTACGCCAGCATCTGCCAAATG CACGGCATCGTGCCCATCGTGGAGCCCGAGATCCTCCCCGACGGCGACCACGACCTGAAGCGCTGCCAGTACGTGACGGAGAAGGTCCTGGCCGCCGTTTACAAGGCTCTGTCGGACCACCACGTCTACCTGGAGGGGACGCTGCTCAAGCCCAACATGGTCACCGCCGGCCACTCCTGCTCCATGAAGTTCAGCAACCAGGAGATCGCCATGGCCACCGTGACCGCCCTGCGCCGCGCCGTGCCCCCCGCCGTCCCCG GCATCACCTTCCTGTCCGGCGGTCAGAGCGAGGAGGAGGCCTCGGTCAACCTGAACGCCATGAACCAGTGCCCCCTGCACAGGCCCTGGGCCCTGACCTTCTCGTACGGACGTGCCCTGCAGGCGTCGGCGCTCAAGGCCTGGGGCGGCAAAGCGGAGAACGGGAAGGCGTGCCAGGAGGAGTTCATCAAGAGAGCGCTG GCCAACAGCCAAGCGTGCCAGGGCAAATACAGTTCCTCGGCAGCCAGCGCCGCCGGCGGCGAGTCCCTGTTTGTGGCCAATCACGCTTATTAA